The following are encoded together in the Desulfococcus multivorans genome:
- the ispG gene encoding flavodoxin-dependent (E)-4-hydroxy-3-methylbut-2-enyl-diphosphate synthase — MPLEIHRKTTRAIHVGRVQVGGGAPVSVQSMTNTSTEDVAATTDQICRLQLAGCEIVRVAVPDMAAARAIRSIKSNITIPLIADIHFDYRLAIAAAESGADGLRLNPGNIGGMKKVSEVVRCAKDRGLPIRIGVNAGSLEKDILKRYGGVTAEGMVESALRHVEMLRSCDFDQIKISLKASDVSRTVSAYRLLSEKTDLPLHVGVTEAGGLYPGIVKSALGIGMLLADGIGDTIRVSLTRDPGEEVRVGYEILKALAIRRHGPEIVSCPTCGRCKINLFDVAERVEKALITVSTPIKIAIMGCVVNGPGEAREADVGIAGGDGIGILFKKGKVIRKVPHEQLVEVLLEEVDRFSRNLKVPTSSRTDGA, encoded by the coding sequence ATGCCCCTGGAGATTCACAGAAAAACGACGCGTGCCATCCATGTCGGCCGTGTACAGGTCGGCGGCGGCGCACCTGTTTCGGTCCAGTCCATGACCAACACCTCGACCGAGGACGTTGCGGCAACAACGGACCAGATTTGTCGCCTCCAACTGGCCGGCTGCGAGATCGTACGCGTGGCGGTGCCCGACATGGCGGCCGCCCGAGCCATTCGGTCCATCAAATCAAATATCACCATCCCCTTGATTGCAGACATCCACTTCGACTATCGCCTCGCCATTGCGGCGGCGGAGTCCGGTGCCGACGGTCTCCGCCTCAACCCGGGCAACATCGGGGGTATGAAAAAGGTGAGCGAGGTGGTGCGCTGTGCCAAAGACCGGGGTCTTCCCATCCGAATCGGCGTGAACGCCGGATCCCTTGAAAAAGACATTCTCAAACGGTACGGCGGCGTCACTGCAGAGGGCATGGTCGAAAGCGCCCTGCGTCACGTGGAGATGCTCAGGTCCTGTGATTTCGACCAGATCAAGATTTCCCTCAAGGCATCCGATGTCTCCAGAACCGTCTCGGCCTACCGGCTTCTCTCCGAGAAAACCGACCTGCCCCTTCACGTCGGTGTCACTGAAGCCGGGGGCCTGTATCCAGGTATCGTCAAGTCCGCCCTGGGCATCGGCATGCTCCTGGCAGACGGCATCGGGGACACCATCCGGGTTTCCCTGACCCGCGATCCGGGGGAAGAAGTCCGCGTAGGATATGAAATTCTGAAGGCGCTGGCAATCCGGCGGCACGGGCCCGAGATTGTCAGCTGTCCCACCTGCGGTCGCTGCAAAATCAATCTTTTCGATGTGGCGGAGCGTGTCGAAAAAGCCCTCATCACGGTTTCGACACCCATCAAGATCGCCATCATGGGATGCGTGGTCAACGGACCTGGAGAGGCAAGGGAAGCGGACGTCGGCATTGCCGGCGGCGACGGCATAGGGATCCTTTTCAAGAAAGGCAAGGTGATCCGGAAGGTCCCTCACGAACAGTTGGTGGAAGTCCTTCTGGAAGAGGTCGATCGCTTTTCCAGAAACCTGAAGGTCCCAACCTCGTCTCGAACCGACGGAGCATAA
- the proS gene encoding proline--tRNA ligase, whose product MATQPKTAITPTRIEDYAEWYQQVVKASDMADRSPVRGCMVIKPWGYALWENIVRELDDLFKSTGVKNAYFPLFIPISFLEREAEHVEGFAKECAVVTHHRLEKNAAGGLTPAGELAEPLVVRPTSETIIGDSFAKWVSSYRDLPLLINQWVNVVRWEMRTRIFLRTSEFLWQEGHTVHATPEDALARTHQMLDIYAHFVQDYLGMPVIKGRKTATERFPGAVDTLCIEAMMQDRKALQAGTSHFLGQNFAKASGIKFQTPEEKEEFAWTTSWGTSTRMIGGLIMTHGDDDGVIMPPRVSPAHLVLLPIFKNEDERANVMTYTESLAAELRNTHYHHARLRVEIDERDIGGARGWEWIKKGIPLRVEIGPRDIAENAVFVARRDMDHRKKTSIKRDVFVKTIGNLLDEIQGNLLKRAGDYTHSHTRVIDDSDAFYDFFTPENPEKPEIHGGFAMSHWCGEAACEAKIKEDLTVTIRCIPLENTTEKGRCICCGKPSEARVVFAKAY is encoded by the coding sequence ATGGCAACGCAACCGAAAACAGCAATCACGCCCACACGAATCGAAGACTACGCAGAATGGTATCAGCAGGTGGTCAAGGCATCGGATATGGCCGATCGGTCGCCGGTTCGGGGATGCATGGTCATCAAGCCCTGGGGATACGCCCTTTGGGAAAATATCGTCCGCGAGCTGGACGACCTTTTCAAATCAACCGGCGTTAAAAATGCATATTTCCCCTTGTTTATCCCTATCAGCTTTCTGGAGAGGGAAGCCGAGCACGTTGAGGGGTTTGCCAAGGAATGCGCGGTCGTCACGCACCATCGCCTGGAGAAAAACGCCGCCGGGGGGCTGACGCCCGCGGGGGAACTGGCCGAGCCCCTGGTGGTACGCCCCACCTCGGAAACGATCATCGGCGACTCCTTCGCCAAATGGGTCAGCTCTTACCGGGACCTGCCGTTGCTCATCAACCAGTGGGTAAACGTGGTACGCTGGGAAATGCGCACCCGCATCTTTCTGAGGACCAGCGAATTTCTATGGCAGGAAGGACATACCGTACATGCCACGCCGGAAGACGCCCTTGCCCGGACCCACCAGATGCTGGATATCTATGCCCACTTCGTCCAGGATTACCTGGGCATGCCGGTCATCAAAGGCCGAAAAACAGCCACCGAGCGGTTTCCCGGAGCTGTCGACACGCTCTGCATCGAGGCCATGATGCAGGATCGCAAGGCCCTCCAGGCGGGAACATCCCATTTCCTCGGACAGAATTTCGCCAAAGCCTCGGGCATCAAATTTCAGACGCCCGAAGAGAAAGAGGAATTCGCATGGACCACATCATGGGGGACGTCCACCCGAATGATCGGCGGCCTTATCATGACCCACGGCGACGACGACGGTGTTATCATGCCCCCCCGGGTCAGCCCCGCCCACCTGGTACTCCTTCCCATCTTCAAAAACGAGGATGAACGGGCCAACGTCATGACCTACACGGAAAGCCTTGCCGCCGAGCTTCGAAACACTCACTACCACCACGCCCGATTGCGCGTCGAAATCGACGAGCGGGACATCGGAGGGGCCCGGGGATGGGAATGGATCAAGAAGGGCATTCCCCTGCGGGTCGAGATCGGGCCCCGGGATATTGCCGAAAACGCGGTCTTCGTCGCCCGGCGGGATATGGATCATCGAAAGAAAACCAGCATCAAACGGGATGTGTTCGTCAAGACCATCGGCAACCTTCTTGACGAGATCCAGGGCAACCTCCTTAAGCGCGCCGGAGACTATACCCATTCTCATACCCGGGTTATCGACGATTCCGACGCCTTTTACGACTTCTTTACCCCTGAAAATCCTGAAAAGCCTGAAATTCATGGTGGATTTGCCATGAGTCACTGGTGTGGTGAAGCGGCGTGCGAGGCAAAAATCAAAGAGGACCTCACGGTCACCATCCGATGCATTCCCCTCGAAAACACCACTGAAAAGGGCCGGTGCATCTGTTGCGGAAAGCCTTCAGAGGCCCGCGTCGTCTTCGCCAAAGCTTATTGA
- a CDS encoding RelA/SpoT family protein has protein sequence MVRISDIIDKMLENNPDADIDLIDRAYIYSARVHDGQVRLSGEPYLSHPLEVSAILADMNLDAVSIAAGLLHDVVEDTHATITEISDIFGPDVAHIVSGVTKLTKVETHSAHQRHAESIRKMILAMADDIRVILIKLADRLHNMRTLGFHKSDKKKREISQETLDIYASIASRLGIYWMKRELEDSSFMYIMPEEYARIKGLVSKDKEEREHYVETVMGMIKKEMKAAGIKCEVLGRYKHFYSIYQKMITQNLEFEDVYDIVAFRIILDTKSQCYEALGILHALWKPIDVKFKDYIGRPKPNMYQSLHTTVIGPYGERVEIQIRTWEMDRVAKSGIAAHWSYKEGKKLDKSISEKFAWIQNLIENQANIENPDEFLESVRIDLFPDEVYVFTPQGQVKSLVKGATPVDFAYLIHTEVGNQCIGAKVNGRMVPLRSELNTGDIVEIITNKNHQPSKDWLSFVKTVKARSRIRQWIKTQEKERSISLGREMCEKAFRKYKLNYNDVVKSDEMEAVIADFGFKSLDDLIANVGYGKITPLQVVRKFMRKPPTEEEKDDSLFDKIIHRVRKKKARTGVTVKGIDDVLVRFGKCCQPVPGDPIIGYITQGRGVTVHRVNCVNALQLNPERQIEVEWNDTTPEETYPVKIHIHSFDRVGLLADLASNISKNGANILNVHSEIRDNNTVDSIFTLAIKDTNHLNRVLSDLKKVKQISKVERIES, from the coding sequence ATGGTTCGTATCAGCGATATCATCGACAAAATGCTCGAAAACAACCCGGATGCGGATATCGATCTCATCGATCGCGCCTACATCTATTCCGCCCGGGTTCACGACGGCCAGGTCCGTCTTTCAGGGGAGCCCTATTTATCGCATCCTCTCGAGGTTTCGGCGATCCTGGCGGATATGAACCTGGATGCCGTCTCCATCGCTGCGGGCCTTCTCCATGACGTCGTGGAGGACACGCATGCCACCATCACGGAGATCAGCGATATTTTCGGTCCGGACGTCGCCCACATCGTTTCCGGCGTCACCAAACTGACCAAGGTCGAAACCCACAGCGCCCACCAACGCCATGCAGAAAGCATCCGGAAGATGATCCTCGCCATGGCCGACGATATCCGGGTGATTCTCATCAAGCTGGCGGACCGTCTCCACAATATGCGCACACTGGGGTTTCATAAAAGCGACAAAAAAAAACGAGAAATATCGCAAGAGACGCTGGACATTTACGCATCTATCGCCTCACGCCTCGGCATCTACTGGATGAAACGAGAGTTGGAGGACTCCTCGTTCATGTATATCATGCCCGAGGAGTACGCCCGGATCAAGGGACTTGTCAGCAAGGACAAGGAGGAACGCGAGCACTACGTCGAAACCGTCATGGGGATGATCAAGAAGGAAATGAAGGCGGCCGGCATTAAATGTGAAGTTCTTGGGCGCTACAAGCATTTTTATAGCATCTACCAGAAAATGATCACCCAGAACCTCGAGTTCGAGGATGTCTACGACATCGTCGCGTTCCGGATAATCCTCGACACCAAAAGTCAGTGCTACGAGGCTCTGGGCATCCTCCACGCCCTCTGGAAGCCCATCGACGTCAAATTCAAGGACTACATCGGCCGACCCAAGCCCAATATGTATCAGTCCCTTCATACAACCGTCATCGGTCCTTACGGAGAACGGGTGGAGATTCAGATCCGGACGTGGGAGATGGACCGGGTTGCCAAATCAGGCATTGCTGCCCACTGGAGCTACAAGGAAGGTAAAAAACTCGACAAGAGCATCAGCGAAAAATTCGCGTGGATTCAAAACCTCATCGAAAACCAGGCCAACATTGAAAACCCCGATGAATTTCTGGAGAGCGTTCGTATCGATCTCTTCCCCGACGAGGTTTATGTCTTCACTCCACAGGGCCAGGTAAAATCCCTCGTCAAGGGTGCGACTCCGGTCGATTTCGCGTATCTGATCCACACCGAGGTCGGCAACCAGTGCATCGGCGCCAAGGTGAACGGTCGGATGGTCCCTCTCCGATCGGAGTTGAATACGGGGGACATCGTCGAGATCATCACCAACAAGAACCACCAACCGAGCAAGGATTGGCTCAGTTTCGTCAAAACCGTCAAGGCTCGTTCCCGGATACGGCAATGGATCAAGACCCAGGAAAAGGAACGCAGTATCAGCCTGGGCAGGGAGATGTGCGAAAAGGCTTTTCGGAAATACAAGCTGAACTACAACGACGTCGTCAAGTCCGACGAAATGGAGGCGGTGATCGCGGACTTTGGGTTCAAAAGCCTCGACGATCTCATCGCCAATGTGGGCTACGGCAAGATCACCCCGCTCCAGGTGGTTCGAAAATTCATGCGAAAGCCGCCCACCGAGGAGGAGAAAGATGACTCGCTATTCGACAAGATTATCCATCGGGTACGAAAGAAGAAAGCCAGGACGGGCGTAACGGTAAAGGGGATCGATGACGTTCTGGTGCGGTTTGGAAAATGCTGCCAGCCGGTTCCGGGAGATCCCATCATCGGATACATCACTCAAGGACGCGGGGTTACCGTCCATCGGGTCAACTGCGTCAATGCCCTTCAGCTCAACCCCGAACGACAGATCGAGGTGGAATGGAACGATACGACACCCGAGGAAACCTACCCGGTAAAGATCCATATTCATTCTTTTGACCGGGTGGGTCTCCTGGCGGATCTGGCATCCAATATCAGCAAAAACGGGGCCAATATCCTGAATGTTCACTCGGAAATCCGGGACAACAACACAGTGGACAGCATTTTTACGTTGGCCATCAAAGATACGAATCACCTCAATCGGGTTCTGTCGGACCTGAAAAAGGTCAAACAGATCTCTAAAGTCGAACGGATCGAGAGTTAG